The Streptomyces pactum genome contains a region encoding:
- a CDS encoding DeoR/GlpR family DNA-binding transcription regulator, with product MFAAERRQLILEMVRANGAVSLRELARVVQTSEVTVRRDVRALEAEGLLDRRHGGAVLPGGFTRESGFPQKSHLATAEKTAIADLAAGFVEEGEAIVVGAGTTTQELARRLARVPGLTVVTNSLLVAQALAHANRVEVVMTGGTLRGSNYALVGSGAEQSLQGLRVSKAFLSGSGLTAERGLSTSNMLSASVDRALVQAAAEVVVLADHSKLGTDTMFQTVPTDVITRLVTDEPPGHDDRAATELQALADQGVQIAVTGASGGATTTGSGGPGASGTSGGDAVPARQQRRDVPLPGPRRQVPGAAAGLRATALGEQNAGAERARVADLRRR from the coding sequence GTGTTCGCTGCAGAACGTCGCCAATTGATCCTCGAAATGGTGCGAGCGAACGGGGCCGTGTCGCTCCGTGAGCTCGCCCGCGTCGTCCAGACCTCCGAAGTGACCGTACGGCGGGACGTGCGCGCACTGGAGGCAGAAGGACTCCTCGACCGCCGGCACGGCGGTGCGGTATTGCCGGGCGGATTCACGCGAGAATCCGGCTTTCCGCAGAAGTCCCATCTCGCGACCGCCGAGAAGACGGCCATCGCCGACCTCGCCGCGGGCTTCGTCGAAGAGGGCGAGGCCATCGTGGTGGGGGCGGGGACCACGACGCAGGAGCTGGCACGCCGGCTCGCGCGGGTCCCCGGGCTGACCGTCGTCACCAACTCGCTGCTGGTGGCCCAGGCCCTCGCCCATGCCAACCGGGTCGAGGTCGTGATGACCGGTGGCACGCTCCGGGGGTCCAACTACGCCCTCGTCGGGTCGGGTGCCGAGCAGTCCCTGCAAGGGCTGCGGGTGTCCAAGGCCTTCCTGTCCGGGAGCGGGCTGACGGCCGAACGGGGCCTGTCCACGTCCAACATGCTGTCGGCGTCCGTCGACCGCGCCCTGGTGCAGGCCGCCGCCGAGGTCGTCGTCCTCGCCGACCACTCGAAGTTGGGCACGGACACCATGTTCCAGACCGTGCCCACGGACGTGATCACCCGCCTGGTCACCGACGAGCCGCCCGGCCACGACGACCGTGCCGCCACCGAGCTCCAGGCCCTGGCCGACCAGGGCGTGCAGATCGCCGTGACCGGGGCGTCGGGGGGTGCGACGACGACCGGCTCAGGAGGGCCAGGGGCCTCGGGGACCTCCGGCGGTGATGCCGTCCCGGCGCGTCAGCAGCGCCGGGACGTGCCGCTTCCCGGACCCCGCCGCCAGGTCCCGGGTGCGGCGGCCGGGCTGCGGGCCACGGCCCTGGGAGAGCAGAACGCCGGGGCGGAACGGGCCCGCGTCGCGGATCTGCGCCGACGCTGA
- a CDS encoding NAD(P)H-quinone dehydrogenase — translation MEYVTRIVIIGGGPGGYEAALVAAQLGAEVTVVDCDGLGGASVLTDCVPSKTLIATAEVMTTFDSSYEELGIIVADDTPPMEQAARVVGVDLGKVNRRVKRLALAQSHDITASVTRAGARVMRGRGRLEGMQALDGSRKVVVRAADGSEETLTADAVLIATGGHPRELPDARPDGERILNWTQVYDLDELPEELIVVGSGVTGAEFAGAYQALGSRVTLVSSRDRVLPGEDPDAAAVLEDVFRRRGMNVMSRSRAQSAKRVGDRVEVTLADGRVITGSHCLVAVGAIPNTEGMGLEEAGVKLKDSGHIRTDRVSRTSAPGVYAAGDVTGVFALASVAAMQGRIAMYHFLGDAVTPLNLKTVSSNVFTDPEIATVGYSQADVDAGKIDARVVKLPLLRNPRAKMQGIRDGFVKIFCRPGTEIVVGGVVVAPRASELIHPISLAVDNNLTVEQIANAFTVYPSLSGSIAEVARQLHTRKAGAEG, via the coding sequence ATGGAGTACGTGACTCGGATCGTGATCATTGGTGGCGGACCCGGCGGATACGAAGCGGCGCTGGTGGCCGCTCAGCTCGGCGCGGAGGTGACCGTCGTCGACTGCGACGGGCTGGGCGGGGCGTCGGTGCTGACCGACTGCGTGCCGTCCAAGACTCTGATCGCCACGGCCGAGGTGATGACCACCTTCGATTCGTCCTACGAAGAGCTGGGGATCATCGTCGCCGACGACACCCCGCCCATGGAGCAGGCCGCCCGGGTGGTCGGCGTGGACCTGGGGAAGGTCAACCGGCGTGTCAAGCGGCTGGCGCTGGCCCAGTCCCACGACATCACCGCCTCCGTGACGCGGGCCGGCGCCCGGGTCATGCGCGGGCGTGGGCGGCTGGAGGGCATGCAGGCGCTCGACGGGTCGCGGAAGGTCGTGGTGCGCGCCGCCGACGGGAGCGAGGAGACGCTCACCGCGGACGCGGTGCTCATCGCCACCGGTGGCCATCCCCGCGAGCTGCCCGACGCCCGGCCCGACGGCGAGCGGATCCTGAACTGGACCCAGGTGTACGACCTCGACGAGCTGCCCGAGGAGCTCATCGTGGTGGGGTCCGGTGTGACCGGTGCCGAGTTCGCCGGCGCCTACCAGGCGCTGGGGTCGCGGGTCACGCTCGTGTCGTCGCGGGACCGGGTGCTGCCCGGCGAGGACCCGGATGCCGCCGCCGTGCTGGAGGACGTCTTCCGGCGGCGCGGCATGAACGTCATGTCGCGGTCGCGGGCCCAGTCCGCCAAGCGCGTCGGGGACCGGGTGGAGGTGACGCTCGCCGACGGGCGGGTCATCACCGGCTCGCACTGCCTGGTGGCCGTGGGTGCCATCCCCAACACGGAGGGGATGGGGCTGGAGGAGGCCGGGGTCAAGCTCAAGGACTCCGGGCACATCCGGACCGACCGGGTCTCGCGGACCTCCGCTCCCGGCGTGTACGCCGCCGGTGACGTGACCGGCGTCTTCGCGCTCGCCTCGGTCGCCGCCATGCAGGGGCGTATCGCCATGTACCACTTCCTCGGGGACGCGGTCACCCCGCTGAACCTGAAGACCGTCTCGTCCAACGTCTTCACCGACCCGGAGATCGCCACGGTCGGGTACTCGCAGGCCGACGTCGACGCCGGCAAGATCGACGCCCGCGTGGTGAAGCTGCCGCTGCTGCGCAACCCGCGCGCCAAGATGCAGGGCATCCGGGACGGGTTCGTCAAGATCTTCTGCCGGCCGGGCACCGAGATCGTCGTGGGCGGTGTCGTGGTGGCGCCGCGCGCCTCCGAGCTCATCCACCCCATCTCGCTCGCGGTCGACAACAACCTGACGGTCGAACAGATCGCGAACGCCTTCACCGTGTACCCCTCCCTTTCGGGGTCGATCGCGGAGGTGGCACGGCAGTTGCACACGCGGAAGGCCGGCGCGGAGGGCTAG
- a CDS encoding gamma-glutamylcyclotransferase, producing MSLYAAYAGNLDARLMTRRAPHSPLRATGWLNGWRLTFGGEHMGWEGALATLVEDPITQVFVALYDIAPMDEDSLDRWEGVGLDIYRRTRVRVHTLEGEENAWTYVLNAYEGGLPSARYLGEVADAAESAGAPHDYVMELRKRPC from the coding sequence ATGTCGCTCTACGCCGCGTACGCCGGCAACCTCGACGCGCGGTTGATGACCCGCCGCGCCCCGCACTCGCCGCTGCGCGCCACCGGCTGGCTGAACGGGTGGCGGCTGACCTTCGGGGGCGAGCACATGGGCTGGGAGGGCGCGCTCGCGACCCTCGTCGAGGACCCGATCACCCAGGTTTTCGTGGCGCTGTACGACATCGCCCCGATGGACGAGGACTCACTCGACCGGTGGGAGGGCGTGGGGCTGGACATATACCGCCGCACCCGCGTCCGCGTCCACACGCTGGAGGGCGAGGAGAACGCCTGGACGTACGTCCTGAACGCCTACGAGGGCGGCCTGCCCTCCGCCCGCTACCTGGGCGAGGTGGCGGACGCGGCCGAATCGGCGGGCGCGCCGCACGACTACGTCATGGAACTCCGCAAGCGCCCCTGCTGA
- a CDS encoding purine-nucleoside phosphorylase, protein MNASLLPDDIQGATPVDPRAAADAAAARLRELTGAETHDVALVMGSGWAPAVDALGAPEADLQVTDLPGFPKPAVEGHGGKIRSYSIGDKRALVFLGRTHYYEGHGVAAVAHGVRTAVAAGAKTIILTNGCGGLREGMRPGQPVLISDHINLTATSPIVGANFVDLTDLYSPRLRALCKEVDPTLEEGVYAQFPGPHYETPAEIRMARVIGADLVGMSTVLEAIAAREAGAEVLGISLVTNLAAGMTGEPLNHEEVLQAGRDSATRMGSLLTRVLGRL, encoded by the coding sequence GTGAACGCATCTCTTCTTCCGGACGACATCCAGGGCGCCACCCCAGTAGACCCGAGGGCCGCCGCCGACGCCGCCGCGGCCCGCCTGCGCGAACTCACCGGCGCCGAGACCCACGACGTCGCCCTGGTGATGGGCTCCGGCTGGGCACCGGCCGTGGACGCGCTGGGCGCCCCCGAGGCCGATCTCCAGGTCACCGACCTGCCGGGCTTCCCCAAGCCGGCAGTGGAGGGGCACGGCGGCAAGATCCGCTCGTACTCCATCGGCGACAAGCGCGCGCTGGTCTTCCTGGGCCGCACCCACTACTACGAGGGCCACGGGGTGGCCGCCGTCGCCCACGGCGTCCGCACCGCGGTCGCCGCCGGCGCCAAGACGATCATCCTGACCAACGGCTGCGGCGGCCTGCGCGAAGGCATGCGCCCCGGCCAGCCGGTCCTGATCAGCGACCACATCAACCTCACCGCCACCTCCCCCATCGTCGGCGCGAACTTCGTCGACCTCACCGACCTCTACTCCCCCCGCCTGCGCGCCCTGTGCAAGGAGGTCGACCCCACGCTGGAGGAGGGCGTCTACGCCCAGTTCCCCGGCCCGCACTACGAGACGCCGGCCGAGATCCGCATGGCCCGCGTCATCGGCGCCGACCTGGTGGGCATGTCGACGGTCCTGGAGGCGATCGCCGCCCGCGAGGCGGGCGCGGAGGTCCTCGGCATCTCCCTGGTGACCAACCTCGCGGCGGGCATGACGGGCGAGCCCCTCAACCACGAGGAGGTCCTCCAGGCGGGCCGCGACTCGGCCACCCGGATGGGTTCGCTGCTGACGCGGGTACTGGGCCGGCTGTAG
- a CDS encoding phospho-sugar mutase → MHDDLLARARAWLAEDPDADTRAELAKLIDAEDHAELTARFSGTLQFGTAGLRGELGAGPMRMNRSVVVRAAAGLAAYLKKQGTPHGDGTAGLVVIGYDARHKSQDFARDTAAVMTGAGLRAAVLPRPLPTPVLAFAIRHLGAVAGVEVTASHNPPRDNGYKVYLGDGSQIVPPADAGIAAEIDAVRSLHDVPRPETGWQTLDDSVLDAYLARTDAVLSEGSPRTARTVYTAMHGVGKDTLLAAFARAGFPRPALVTEQAEPDPDFPTVAFPNPEEPGAMDLAFAKARETGPDLVIANDPDADRCAVAVHDGTDWRMLRGDEVGALLAAHLVARGAHGTFAESIVSSSLLGRIAEKAGLSYEETLTGFKWIARVEDLRYGYEEALGYCVDPEGVRDKDGITAALLITELASALKESGRTLLDLLDDLAVEHGLHATDQLSVRVEDLSLIAAAMHRLREQPPARLAGLPVTKAEDLTRGTDTLPPTDGLRYTLDGARVIVRPSGTEPKLKCYLEVVVPVSAHAALPEARAKATDLLTALKRDLSAAAGI, encoded by the coding sequence GTGCACGACGACCTCCTCGCACGGGCCAGGGCATGGCTGGCCGAGGACCCCGACGCGGACACCCGCGCGGAACTCGCCAAGCTCATCGACGCCGAGGACCACGCCGAGCTCACCGCACGTTTCTCCGGCACCCTCCAGTTCGGCACCGCGGGCCTGCGGGGCGAACTCGGCGCCGGCCCGATGCGCATGAACCGCTCGGTCGTCGTCCGGGCCGCCGCCGGCCTCGCCGCGTACCTCAAGAAGCAGGGGACCCCGCACGGGGACGGCACCGCCGGCCTCGTCGTCATCGGCTACGACGCCCGCCACAAGTCACAGGACTTCGCCCGGGACACCGCCGCGGTGATGACCGGCGCCGGCCTCAGGGCGGCGGTCCTCCCCCGCCCCCTCCCCACGCCCGTCCTCGCCTTCGCCATACGGCACCTCGGCGCCGTCGCCGGCGTGGAGGTCACCGCCAGCCACAACCCGCCCCGCGACAACGGCTACAAGGTCTACCTCGGCGACGGCTCCCAGATCGTGCCCCCCGCCGACGCCGGCATCGCGGCCGAGATCGACGCCGTGCGCTCCCTGCACGACGTCCCCCGCCCCGAGACCGGCTGGCAGACCCTCGACGACTCGGTCCTCGACGCCTACCTCGCCCGCACGGACGCGGTCCTCTCCGAGGGCTCCCCGCGCACCGCCCGCACCGTCTACACGGCGATGCACGGCGTGGGCAAGGACACCCTCCTCGCGGCATTCGCCCGCGCCGGCTTCCCGCGGCCCGCCCTCGTCACCGAGCAGGCCGAGCCCGACCCGGACTTCCCCACCGTCGCCTTCCCCAACCCGGAGGAGCCCGGCGCGATGGACCTCGCCTTCGCGAAGGCCCGGGAGACGGGCCCCGACCTGGTCATCGCCAACGACCCGGACGCCGACCGCTGCGCCGTGGCGGTCCACGACGGCACCGACTGGCGCATGCTCCGCGGCGACGAGGTGGGCGCCCTCCTCGCCGCCCACCTGGTCGCCCGCGGAGCGCACGGCACGTTCGCGGAGTCCATCGTCTCCTCCTCCCTCCTCGGCCGCATCGCCGAGAAGGCGGGCCTGTCGTACGAGGAGACCCTCACCGGCTTCAAGTGGATCGCCCGCGTCGAGGACCTGCGCTACGGCTACGAGGAGGCCCTCGGCTACTGCGTCGACCCCGAGGGCGTGCGCGACAAGGACGGCATCACCGCGGCCCTCCTGATCACGGAGCTGGCCTCCGCCCTCAAGGAGTCCGGCCGCACCCTCCTCGACCTCCTCGACGACCTCGCCGTGGAGCACGGCCTGCACGCCACCGACCAGCTCTCGGTCCGCGTCGAGGACCTCTCCCTCATCGCCGCCGCGATGCACCGCCTGCGCGAACAGCCCCCGGCCCGCCTCGCGGGCCTCCCCGTCACGAAGGCCGAGGACCTCACCCGGGGCACGGACACGCTGCCGCCCACGGACGGCCTGCGCTACACCCTCGACGGCGCCCGGGTGATCGTCCGCCCGAGCGGTACGGAGCCCAAGCTGAAGTGCTACCTGGAGGTGGTCGTCCCGGTCTCGGCGCACGCCGCCCTCCCCGAGGCCCGCGCGAAGGCGACGGACCTGCTGACGGCACTCAAGCGCGACCTGTCGGCCGCGGCGGGCATCTGA
- a CDS encoding PH domain-containing protein yields MTTPEPQPPSPQPSVPVSKDRVYRSPAGVAGGVLLLALALWLGIDALVAGEGRTPWMALATLLFLVPLIAAYTVRPAVFADEDRLRVRNPFRVIVLPWGQVASFRSGYSNEVFTESDDKYQLWAIPVSLRGRKKAVRQEARRASGGGRGRGGVLGGLGGGGGTGSAAADGPVRAETDKVMDELRELLETRKPADGSQGEVTVRWAYEVLAPAVAGAVLLAVLLGTG; encoded by the coding sequence ATGACGACCCCGGAGCCCCAGCCACCATCGCCGCAGCCGTCGGTACCCGTGTCCAAGGACCGGGTCTACCGCTCGCCCGCGGGCGTCGCCGGCGGCGTCCTGCTGCTCGCGCTCGCCCTGTGGCTCGGCATCGACGCCCTGGTCGCGGGCGAGGGCCGCACTCCCTGGATGGCGCTCGCCACGCTGCTGTTCCTCGTGCCGCTGATCGCCGCCTACACCGTGCGGCCCGCCGTCTTCGCGGACGAGGACCGGCTGCGGGTGCGCAATCCCTTCCGCGTGATCGTGCTGCCCTGGGGTCAGGTCGCCTCGTTCCGGTCCGGCTACTCCAACGAGGTCTTCACGGAGTCCGACGACAAGTACCAGCTATGGGCCATTCCCGTCTCGCTGCGCGGCCGCAAGAAGGCCGTCCGGCAGGAGGCGCGACGGGCCTCCGGCGGTGGCCGGGGGCGCGGTGGCGTGCTCGGCGGCCTTGGCGGTGGCGGTGGTACCGGGTCCGCGGCGGCGGACGGTCCGGTGCGTGCGGAGACCGACAAGGTCATGGACGAACTGCGCGAACTGCTGGAGACGCGCAAGCCGGCCGACGGCTCGCAGGGCGAGGTGACGGTGCGCTGGGCGTACGAGGTCCTCGCGCCGGCGGTGGCCGGGGCGGTGCTGCTTGCCGTGCTGCTGGGCACGGGCTGA
- the deoC gene encoding deoxyribose-phosphate aldolase — protein MPTTASAVPAHGLADVTASDSTLRRFLHGLPGVDTVGLEARAASLGTRSIKTTAKAYALDLAISMVDLTTLEGADTPGKVRALGAKAVRPDPTDRTAPATAAVCVYPDMVPAAKEAVAGSDVKVASVATAFPAGRASLAVKLADVREAVAAGANEVDMVIDRGAFLAGDYLKVHDEIVAVKEACGTSARLKVIFETGELSTYDNIRRASWLGMLAGADFIKTSTGKVAVNATPSNTLLMLEAVRDFRAQTGVQVGVKPAGGIRTAKDAIKFLVLVNETAGGDWLDNHWFRFGASSLLNDLLMQRQKLATGRYSGPDYVTVD, from the coding sequence ATGCCCACCACTGCATCCGCTGTTCCCGCACACGGACTCGCCGACGTCACCGCGTCCGACAGCACGCTGCGCCGCTTCCTCCACGGGCTGCCCGGCGTCGACACGGTCGGCCTGGAGGCGCGCGCCGCCTCGCTCGGCACCCGTTCCATCAAGACCACCGCGAAGGCGTACGCCCTCGACCTCGCCATCTCGATGGTCGACCTGACGACGCTGGAAGGCGCGGACACCCCGGGCAAGGTCCGGGCGCTCGGCGCGAAGGCGGTCCGCCCCGACCCGACCGACCGCACGGCCCCGGCCACCGCGGCCGTCTGCGTCTATCCCGACATGGTGCCCGCCGCCAAGGAGGCCGTCGCCGGCTCGGACGTCAAGGTCGCCTCGGTCGCCACCGCGTTCCCGGCGGGCCGCGCCTCGCTCGCGGTCAAGCTGGCCGACGTGCGCGAGGCCGTCGCGGCGGGCGCGAACGAGGTCGACATGGTCATCGACCGCGGGGCGTTCCTCGCGGGCGACTACCTGAAGGTCCACGACGAGATCGTCGCCGTGAAGGAGGCCTGCGGGACGTCCGCCCGCCTGAAGGTCATCTTCGAGACCGGCGAGCTGTCGACGTACGACAACATCCGCCGCGCGAGCTGGCTCGGCATGCTGGCGGGCGCCGACTTCATCAAGACGTCCACCGGCAAGGTCGCGGTCAACGCGACCCCGTCCAACACCCTGCTGATGCTGGAGGCGGTCCGCGACTTCCGTGCGCAGACCGGCGTGCAGGTCGGCGTGAAGCCGGCCGGCGGCATCCGCACCGCCAAGGACGCGATCAAGTTCCTCGTCCTGGTCAACGAGACCGCGGGCGGGGACTGGCTGGACAACCACTGGTTCCGCTTCGGCGCCTCCTCGCTCCTGAACGACCTGCTGATGCAGCGTCAGAAGCTGGCCACGGGCCGTTACAGCGGCCCCGACTACGTGACGGTGGACTGA
- a CDS encoding aldehyde dehydrogenase family protein, whose protein sequence is MASASAPTAASAFEYAPAPESRAVVDIAASYGLFIDGEFTEAAEGKVFKTVSPSTEEVLSEVAEAGEADVDRAVKAARKAFEKWSALPGPERAKYLFRIARIIQERSRELAVLETLDNGKPIRETRDADLPLVAAHFFYYAGWADKLDHAGYGANPRPLGVAGQVIPWNFPLLMLAWKIAPALATGNTVVLKPAETTPLSALFFADICRQAGLPKGVVNIITGDGRAGAALVAHPDVNKVAFTGSTAVGKQIARTVAGTRKKLTLELGGKGANIVFDDAPIDQAVEGVVNGIFFNQGQVCCAGSRLLVQESIHDELLDSLKRRLSTLRLGDPLDKNTDIGAINSAEQLARITALADQGEAEGAERWSPACDIPESGYWFAPTLFTNVTQAHTVARDEIFGPVLSVLTFRTPDEAVAKANNTPYGLSAGIWTEKGSRILAVANKLRAGVIWSNTFNKFDPTSPFGGYKESGFGREGGRHGLEAYLDV, encoded by the coding sequence ATGGCATCTGCATCCGCACCGACCGCCGCATCCGCGTTCGAGTACGCACCGGCGCCCGAGTCCCGCGCCGTCGTCGACATCGCCGCGTCCTACGGCCTGTTCATCGACGGCGAGTTCACCGAGGCGGCCGAAGGCAAGGTCTTCAAGACGGTCTCCCCGTCCACCGAGGAGGTCCTCTCCGAGGTCGCCGAGGCCGGTGAGGCGGACGTCGACCGCGCGGTGAAGGCCGCCCGCAAGGCCTTCGAGAAGTGGTCGGCGCTCCCCGGCCCGGAGCGCGCGAAGTACCTCTTCCGCATCGCCCGCATCATCCAGGAACGCAGCCGCGAGCTGGCCGTCCTGGAAACCCTCGACAACGGCAAGCCGATCCGGGAGACCCGCGACGCCGACCTCCCCCTGGTCGCCGCGCACTTCTTCTACTACGCGGGCTGGGCCGACAAGCTCGACCACGCGGGCTACGGCGCGAACCCGCGCCCGCTGGGCGTGGCCGGCCAGGTCATCCCGTGGAACTTCCCCCTCCTGATGCTGGCGTGGAAGATCGCCCCGGCGCTGGCGACCGGCAACACGGTCGTCCTCAAGCCCGCCGAGACGACTCCCCTGTCCGCCCTCTTCTTCGCGGACATCTGCCGTCAGGCGGGCCTGCCCAAGGGCGTCGTCAACATCATCACCGGTGACGGCCGCGCGGGCGCCGCGCTGGTCGCCCACCCCGACGTGAACAAGGTCGCCTTCACCGGTTCCACCGCCGTCGGCAAGCAGATCGCGCGCACGGTGGCGGGCACCCGCAAAAAGCTGACGCTCGAACTCGGCGGCAAGGGCGCCAACATCGTCTTCGACGACGCCCCCATCGACCAGGCCGTCGAGGGCGTCGTCAACGGCATCTTCTTCAACCAGGGCCAGGTCTGCTGCGCGGGCTCCCGCCTGCTGGTCCAGGAGTCGATCCACGACGAGCTCCTCGACTCCCTCAAGCGCCGCCTGTCCACCCTCCGCCTCGGCGACCCGCTGGACAAGAACACCGACATCGGCGCGATCAACTCCGCCGAGCAACTGGCCCGGATCACCGCGCTGGCCGACCAGGGGGAGGCGGAGGGCGCCGAGCGCTGGTCCCCGGCCTGCGACATCCCGGAGAGCGGCTACTGGTTCGCCCCGACGCTCTTCACGAACGTCACCCAGGCACACACGGTGGCCCGCGACGAGATCTTCGGCCCGGTCCTGTCGGTGCTGACCTTCCGTACGCCCGACGAGGCCGTCGCCAAGGCCAACAACACGCCGTACGGCCTGTCGGCGGGCATCTGGACGGAGAAGGGCTCGCGCATCCTGGCGGTCGCGAACAAGCTCCGCGCCGGTGTGATCTGGTCCAACACGTTCAACAAGTTCGATCCGACCTCGCCGTTCGGCGGCTACAAGGAGTCGGGCTTCGGCCGCGAGGGCGGCCGCCACGGCCTGGAGGCGTACCTCGATGTCTGA
- a CDS encoding aldehyde dehydrogenase family protein, giving the protein MSDQNRLSVFKTYKLYVGGKFPRSESGRVYEVSDAKGKWLANAPLSSRKDARDAVVAARKAFGGWSGATAYNRGQILYRVAEMLEGRRDQYVAEVADAEGLSKSKAGLQVDAAIDRWVWYAGWTDKIAQVVGGGNPVAGPFFNLSSPEPTGVVAVLAPQESSFLGLVSVVAPVIATGNTAVVIASEKSPLPALSLGEVLATSDLPGGVVNILSGRTAEIAAPLAAHQDVNAIDLAGADETLAKELEVAAADNLKRVLRPQPVDDVDWSATPGTDRMTAFLETKTVWHPTGALGASGSSY; this is encoded by the coding sequence ATGTCTGACCAGAACCGACTGAGCGTCTTCAAGACCTACAAGCTGTACGTCGGCGGGAAGTTCCCGCGTTCCGAGAGCGGCCGGGTGTACGAGGTGAGCGACGCAAAGGGCAAGTGGCTGGCGAACGCCCCGCTCTCCTCCCGCAAGGACGCCCGTGACGCGGTGGTCGCCGCGCGCAAGGCGTTCGGCGGCTGGTCCGGCGCGACGGCGTACAACCGCGGCCAGATCCTCTACCGCGTCGCCGAGATGCTGGAGGGCCGCCGCGACCAGTACGTCGCGGAGGTCGCCGACGCCGAGGGCCTGTCGAAGTCCAAGGCGGGCCTCCAGGTGGACGCGGCGATCGACCGCTGGGTCTGGTACGCGGGCTGGACCGACAAGATCGCCCAGGTGGTGGGCGGCGGAAACCCGGTCGCGGGCCCCTTCTTCAACCTGTCCTCCCCGGAGCCGACGGGCGTGGTGGCCGTCCTCGCCCCGCAGGAGTCGTCCTTCCTGGGCCTGGTCTCGGTCGTCGCCCCGGTCATCGCCACCGGCAACACGGCGGTCGTGATCGCGAGCGAGAAGTCGCCGCTCCCGGCGCTCTCCCTCGGCGAGGTGCTGGCCACCTCAGACCTCCCCGGCGGCGTGGTCAACATCCTGTCCGGCCGTACGGCGGAGATCGCCGCGCCGCTGGCCGCGCACCAGGACGTCAACGCCATCGACCTCGCGGGCGCCGACGAGACGCTGGCGAAGGAGCTGGAGGTCGCGGCGGCGGACAACCTGAAGCGCGTCCTTCGTCCACAGCCTGTGGACGACGTGGACTGGTCGGCGACGCCGGGCACCGACCGCATGACGGCGTTCCTGGAGACGAAGACGGTCTGGCACCCGACGGGCGCGCTGGGCGCGTCCGGCTCGTCGTACTGA
- a CDS encoding uridine kinase family protein — translation MSSHPPIPTRVVLLCGPSGSGKSLLAAHSGLPVLRLDDFYKEGTDPTLPLVPESSDIDWDHPASWDADTAVAAITELCRTGRTRVPVYDLALSARTGEETIGIGRAPLFLAEGIFAAELVTRCRELGVLADALCLSRGPLTTFRRRFLRDLREGRKSVPFLLRRGWRLMRQERSVIARQTALGAHACDRDEAMGRLAAAAAGRCATARTAV, via the coding sequence GTGAGCTCCCATCCGCCCATACCGACGCGAGTCGTGCTGCTCTGCGGCCCCTCCGGCTCCGGCAAGTCCCTCCTCGCCGCCCACTCCGGTCTTCCGGTGCTGCGCCTCGACGACTTCTACAAGGAGGGCACCGACCCGACGCTGCCGCTGGTGCCCGAGAGCTCCGACATCGACTGGGACCATCCCGCATCGTGGGACGCGGACACGGCCGTCGCCGCCATCACGGAGCTGTGCCGCACGGGCCGTACGCGGGTGCCCGTCTACGACCTCGCGCTCAGCGCCCGCACCGGCGAGGAGACGATCGGCATCGGGCGGGCCCCGCTGTTCCTCGCGGAGGGCATCTTCGCCGCCGAACTCGTGACGCGCTGCCGGGAACTGGGCGTCCTGGCCGACGCGCTGTGCCTGAGCCGGGGCCCCTTGACGACCTTCCGCCGCCGCTTCCTGCGGGATCTGCGGGAGGGCCGGAAGTCCGTGCCGTTCCTGCTGCGCCGCGGCTGGCGGCTGATGCGGCAGGAGCGGTCGGTCATCGCCCGGCAGACGGCCCTGGGCGCGCACGCCTGCGACCGGGACGAGGCGATGGGCCGCCTGGCCGCCGCGGCGGCGGGGCGGTGCGCCACGGCGCGTACGGCCGTGTGA